The genome window AATGAGTTTCACAGTTGTTTAGAGAAGATGGCGACGTGATGGCAATGGCTATTCAGTCTTCAACCAACACAGCAAGGCTAAAGTTGAACAACCCAAATGTGCCATGAGCCTTCATTTATTTCTATAAAATAGTTAAAACAATCTTAATTAGATTAACTCTATCTCAATCTGTCTATATGTTATGCTGTTTTCACTTAAGTAGCAAAGGTGATGTTTAATAGATTATCAATATGTTACTCATACATACTCATTCAGGACCATTAAACATGGTCTGTCATGGATGTGTCCCTTTTCCTCTACTAACACATCCATGGCAGAGACTAGTCCCTGTCTATCTGTCAGACTGTCAGTCTCTCTGCCTGCGTCTCCCCAGGGGCACTGCTATGCTTAAACATCCCTCCAGGCGGGATCCAAAAGTCAGCCGAGCCTTAAAAGATggaaagtgaagatgtgaaacCTCCAAAATGTGGTAAAGGGGTGATTTTAAATAGGTGGACTCATAACCAGACACACTGCCTTGGGGCACAGTTATTGCCCAACCCTGCTCTCGACCTTCACTGCAGGCAACAATCTGCTCAGAGACATAGCTATCAGAGTTTTCTACACACGCCACGGTATGTGTGCATTGACACACTCTGTGTCAAGCAGGATCCTGGCATAAAAACTCTGCATCTGTGGGGACTACAGAGTCTTTTCTTCTGAGGTGGAGCACAGTCAGAAACCCACGGGCATGTTGGCCCAATCCCAGGGAAGACACAGTGCATGCTAAGAGGTCACCATGAAGGTCACTGCACTTTGCGGTCCTGCTAAACATGGATGTTAATTCAAAGAATGCATAGGACAGGAGCTCTTTTATCTCTGCATGAAATGTTTAGGTAAAAATGTGAAGACAGATATTGCTGATAACTATTTTAGTAAGGGTCAgagatttagctttttttattaaaacatgtttaaaggtacacagctgaaatttcagtttgtttatatttcCCAGATTAATGCTCACATTAAAAAGTCCAACAGTTTTGACCTTTTATGAACTTGTGTGCAACCGAGCCCCTCTGATGTTTTTTCAACTTCCATTTCACCTTGAGATCCCACACTAATAAACAGCCCCACTGTCAACAATCAATAAATTCGGCTGGCCCGCTATCCCTCTTTTGTCTTTGCAAATGAAACTGATGGATGAAAGCGAGCCCCAGTGACCTCTCCCAGGTAATGTGCTGTGAATGATCATGTCAATACCTCCAGGGTTAAcggcagagaggaaaagagagggagatgggAGATTTTAGCAAAAGCAACGCATTTGAGGCGGGACACAGGAGCAGGGTCAACTCTCAGGACAACTTAATATTTAATCAACCCACCTCACCAGTAACCCTAAACCCCACAATGCCTTCTGGTTGAGCAAGGAGACAAGTGGGAGAGGGGCCAGAAAGGGAGCAAGACAAGGTGAGGGCAAGATGACACTTTATCTTTCTATATCTTTTCTATCTCCACCTAATTGTCTTGTGCCTTGGCTGAGTGTGAATTAAGTGAGggagagatgaagaagagacaaagaaaagatgagACGAGGGCAACGAAGTTTGCTGGGTGACGGAGATGTGCATGCGCATTGTTCGTCAAACAGGTTGAAGTTCGATGACCGGGATGTTTCAGGCAAGGTTAAAGAAAGAGCTTAGCACATTATGATGCTGAATGATGACATGATGATTACAGGCGGGACAGGGGGCAGAGACGTTAGAGTGTCAggtcaaaaatacatttatagaGGTGCTTACTAATGATGCACAATGaccttagtagtagtagtagaactAAAAGCACTGTGGAGAGCTGCACATTAACCGAGCTCATGGTTTAACATTATGAAGTCGGGAgacaacaaagaaatgaaaaggagGAGACAAGGttagaaaatataaacatatcttAACCTGCTCTGTCATGCTCTCGTGTAGTGATGTGTTTATACCGGGGTAACATTAACTTCTAATTCTGGATGTGATCTGTTTCTTCAGCAAATTGTGGTTAGCTAAACCTGACACCGCTCTTATTGGACACATCTTATTATCTTTCAAGTACAACCGCAACACACATGCGAACGGCTTTGAAAGCAACCTGCATACGTGCAGCATGCAGAAGCATAATTCCTCCTTGAGTAACTGTGCCCTCAAGAAGCCTGGAATTGATTCAATTTTTCCAAAAACATTGATAGCCTGCACGAAGATCTTTCTGGTTGTTTTAGGACTGTCTGAtttaaagcaaaagaaaaatcttttctCAGTTCTTTTTGCCATAAAGCATCAATAATCAAAATTAATGAGACATCTACAACATAGGTGACATGAAAAAGATCTGAACCCAGTAGATGATGAATAAtgctattattttttattgggAGTGTGGCACTGTGGAAACCTGACAATTTTTAGCACATTATATGGTGAATGATGGATTAATACAGTAACACAGAGTATGATGCAGCAGCCTCTACAGACGGTGGTCTTTCTTTAGTTACGGTTGAGAGCCCAGCGAGTACTGAGTGATGAGTGTCCAGCATCCATGACCACCGCTTAGCACTCTCCTTTAATGCAGCTGCTGACTTCTGCCTGTCAGCTGGCTTAAGGACTCGGGGCGGGTGGGCTTTCCCACTGAGCCGGACGGCAAGCATGACGCCTCAAGGTGCTGTGGGGTTTAAGGAATAAGTGAATCCCTGATAGGGACAAGGGTGTCAGGGGAGGGGAGCGATGAATGGCAGCTGGTAGGCAGGCAGATGGTCTGCCAGGAACCCCGGCAGGTCCCCGTGGAGGTGCAGGCAGTCGAGTTCAGCACTGAGCCACCCAATTCGGTGTCAGCACTTTGGGGAGAAGCTGGAGAAAGTGCTGAGGCAGCGGCCGCATGGGGAGATGAGGTGAAGTGGTGAAAATTTAACCAGCCTGATGAAAAGTTTAAGGGTGAATGTTAAGCAGGAGAGCAGGGGGGATAGTGGGGGAAAGTCAGAGAGGCTAAAGGATGGCAGGAGGTGAAAAAGGACAGGTTTCTGACTCCCTCATTGTCTCCCCTGCATGGCTCAAAGAACTATCTACCTCTCCAACTCTGTTCTGACTCTAATTTACCTGACACCTCAGGGCGgcagcaacttttttttttaccctggCTTGACCTCAAAAGTAACATCCTATTGCTCTTCCAGTTTTTGCTTCTTGATAATTAGCTGCAAGGACGCAGTTTGGTTTCAAGGACGTAGGCTACATCCCTCTGCACTGCGGCCTGGCTGATATACATGCCAGAGCCCTGTAGCACTTTTGTTGCCTGCCATTCACATGAGCTCCGTGGTCTGCAGAGATGAGTgctcagagagagagggagagacaagTGGTGTGATTACATAAGGTTGGATAACAGGCTCACTGTGGGGATACACACTCACTAGACAGTGTTGATGGAGTCTTTCACAGGCCTGATGGGGTGTTGATTAGGATGTGCTCACACACAAGGAGCAGATGCTGAAATGGATTCtaatgtgcttttctttcttttgtttctcgctctctctctctgcttcataCTCATCGCTTCTTTCATCCGTGCCATTTACCCCTCTTTCTGTGTTGCCCCTCTGGCTGTTCTCCTCTCCGTGTGCACACCAAATCACACGCCATTCGCCTCTCGCCTCCTTCCCACCTTCTTCTCCTCACCACTGTCCTCTGCAGGTGCGGTGCGAGCCTCCAGTATCTTCCCCATCCTCAGTGTCATCCTGCTCTTCATGGGAGGCTTGTGTATAGCTGCCAGTGAGTTCTACAAGTCACGCCACAACATCATCCTCAGCGCAGGGATCTtctttgtgtctgcaggtgaGTTGAATAGCCACTACAAGCAGGCAGCAAATAAGTTAtaagtctttgtgctaagctaaactaaccAGATACTGTCTTTACCTTTATATATACATCAGCCCACATAGTATGACAgctgtttacttgtgttattcTCCCAACATATACTAAAGTTCTCATTACTTGCTCTCATAAATTTAAATGGCCACAAATGCACTGAAAATTCTTCGTGCTGCCGGTCGTCTTGtgtcacttcttcttcttttcctttttctcttgaTCCTGTTGCTAGGCTCAAAACCATCCATTGGGATTCATCTCTAAAAATATGGTGTCCCTGACACACTTTCCTTAAGATCCATCTTCCCAGTTATACCATGTCAAACGTTTCTCTGGGTGACTAAACTAGCCAGCCCaagtttacatttactttaaatgtggATTTCTGATGGGTTCCTACACAAAATGGCTTATTTTACTTATCTACTATGTAATCTAAATCAAGACCTGAAGTTGCCCTGTTGCCTTTAGGGCAAAGATTAGGAGGCAGGACAGGATTTGTACACTGTGTAGAGTGTATGAATCAGTGCTTCATAATTGGTATGATCAAAGGTGTTAAAGTTAAGGAGTCACTAAAAAAACTCCATCAGATCATCCTGAATGatattttgtgtcattgttttgttcttctctttgacCTTTTCCCCCTGATCTCATTCTTCTCCCCTACTGTATGGCACCCAACTTTTAGGCCTGAGCAACATCATTGGGATCATCGTGTACATATCAGCCAACGCGGGGGATCCTTCAAAAAGCGACTCAAAGAAGAACAGCTACTCGTACGGCTGGTCCTTCTACTTTGGTGCCCTCTCTTTCATCATGGCTGAGATGGTGGGTGTTTTGGCCGTGCACATGTTCATCGACCGCCATCGACAGCTCCGAATAGGGGCACGAGCAGCCGACTACCTCCAAGGATCGGCCATAACGCGGATCCCCAGCTACCGCTACCGCTACAGACGCCGCTCACGCTCCTCCTCTCGCTCCACAGACCCATCACACTCCCGTGACGCCTCACCAGTGGGCCTCAAGGGCTTCAGCGCACTGCCATCCACAGAGATCTCCATGTACACGCTGCCCCGGGACACCCTCAAGTCCTCTGGCACGCCCACCGCCACCTACAACTCTGAGAGGGACCACAACTTCCTGCAAGTCCACAACTGCATCCAGAAGGATTTGAAAGACTCGAGCCACACCAACACAGCAAATCGCCGCACCACACCAGTATGAGGGAGTCGACACAGGCCAAGCCAGGCCAGAGGAGAGCGGAGACCAGGAGACACGGGAACCCCTGTGGGTACAGTGCGCCCCGGGAGGAGAAGGAGTTCCATGTTTGtagacatttgttctttttgttcagCTGCATGACTTTTCCATTACCACTGTTGAGAGAGTTTCAACAAGTCTGCTGCGTT of Anabas testudineus chromosome 8, fAnaTes1.2, whole genome shotgun sequence contains these proteins:
- the cacng2a gene encoding calcium channel, voltage-dependent, gamma subunit 2a codes for the protein MECGNMGLFDRGVQMLLTTVGAFAAFSLMTIAVGTDYWLYSRGVCRTKAMSENETSKKNEEVMTHSGLWRTCCLEGNFKGMCKQIDHFPEETDYEADPSEYFLRAVRASSIFPILSVILLFMGGLCIAASEFYKSRHNIILSAGIFFVSAGLSNIIGIIVYISANAGDPSKSDSKKNSYSYGWSFYFGALSFIMAEMVGVLAVHMFIDRHRQLRIGARAADYLQGSAITRIPSYRYRYRRRSRSSSRSTDPSHSRDASPVGLKGFSALPSTEISMYTLPRDTLKSSGTPTATYNSERDHNFLQVHNCIQKDLKDSSHTNTANRRTTPV